One stretch of Pigmentiphaga aceris DNA includes these proteins:
- the ggt gene encoding gamma-glutamyltransferase → MDRSTPIKRALLVATLSLTLWGCTSTPQQSALPVQPEGASGYTPKPGWATQRFAVAAANPLATEAGYRVLKAGGSAVDAAIAVQMVLALVEPQSSGIGGGAFLLHYDGQHVSAFDGRETAPVAVDPQLFLGPDGKPIPFKEAVIGGRSVGVPGAVAMLEVAHREHGKLPWADLFEPAIKLARGGFTVSPRLASAIKNDADLKKDAVAAAYFYRTDGTPLQAGDTLRNPELATVLSLIAKQGSRGLLQGEVAQAIVDKVRNHPTNPGRMTLADLANYVPRQREALCHDYRAPAADTRICGFPPPSSGAIAIGQILGIVARTDATALPLQDGLPSADWLHNYAEASRLAFADRAQYVGDPDFVQAPGGSWSTLLAPAYLDERARLIMRHSMGTAKAGTPAPAAVSYAPMPDQPEYGTSHISIVDAAGNAIAMTTTIEGAFGSHLMVRGFMLNNELTDFSFTPTDAQGRPVANRVEPGKRPRSSMAPTLVFDRASGKLLMSAGSPGGALIIHFTAKTLYGALNWQLDAQRAIDLPNFGTVGGPMILEAGRFPAATVDALKARGQDVRETEMTSGLQAIERRGSGWYGGADPRREGVVMGE, encoded by the coding sequence ATCGATCGCAGCACGCCCATCAAGCGTGCGCTGCTGGTTGCAACCCTGTCCTTGACCCTGTGGGGCTGCACATCCACGCCGCAGCAAAGCGCCTTGCCCGTGCAGCCCGAAGGGGCGTCTGGCTACACCCCCAAACCCGGCTGGGCGACGCAGCGTTTTGCGGTGGCTGCGGCCAATCCGCTTGCCACCGAAGCCGGCTATCGGGTGCTGAAGGCGGGGGGTAGCGCGGTCGATGCGGCGATTGCCGTGCAGATGGTGTTGGCGCTGGTCGAGCCGCAGTCCAGCGGCATTGGCGGTGGCGCATTCCTGCTGCATTACGACGGGCAGCATGTCAGCGCCTTCGACGGCCGTGAGACTGCGCCTGTCGCGGTAGATCCTCAGTTGTTCCTGGGCCCGGATGGCAAGCCCATTCCCTTCAAAGAGGCGGTAATTGGCGGGCGCTCGGTAGGTGTGCCGGGTGCCGTCGCCATGCTTGAAGTGGCCCATCGCGAACACGGTAAGTTGCCGTGGGCAGATCTGTTCGAACCCGCCATCAAACTGGCACGCGGCGGCTTCACGGTCAGCCCACGTCTGGCAAGCGCCATCAAGAACGACGCCGATCTGAAGAAAGATGCGGTGGCGGCTGCGTATTTCTATCGCACCGACGGCACGCCCTTGCAGGCTGGCGACACGCTGCGCAATCCCGAGCTGGCCACGGTGCTGAGCCTGATCGCCAAGCAAGGCTCACGTGGCCTGCTGCAAGGTGAGGTAGCCCAGGCCATTGTCGACAAGGTACGCAACCACCCGACCAACCCGGGGCGCATGACGCTGGCTGACCTGGCGAACTACGTGCCACGTCAGCGCGAGGCGTTGTGCCACGATTACCGTGCGCCAGCGGCCGATACCCGCATCTGCGGATTTCCGCCGCCAAGTTCCGGTGCCATTGCCATCGGGCAGATCCTGGGCATTGTGGCGCGCACCGATGCCACGGCGCTACCCCTGCAGGACGGCCTGCCGTCGGCCGACTGGTTGCATAACTACGCCGAGGCATCACGCCTGGCCTTCGCCGATCGCGCCCAATACGTGGGCGACCCGGACTTCGTGCAGGCACCCGGCGGTAGTTGGAGCACCCTGCTGGCACCCGCTTATCTGGACGAACGTGCCCGTCTCATCATGCGACACAGCATGGGTACCGCCAAGGCGGGCACCCCGGCACCGGCCGCCGTGTCATACGCCCCCATGCCGGATCAGCCCGAATATGGCACCTCGCACATCAGCATCGTCGATGCTGCCGGCAACGCGATTGCCATGACCACCACCATTGAAGGTGCCTTCGGTTCGCACCTGATGGTGCGCGGCTTCATGTTGAACAACGAGCTGACCGACTTCAGCTTCACGCCCACCGACGCGCAAGGTCGGCCGGTGGCCAACCGTGTCGAGCCGGGCAAGCGCCCGCGCTCGTCGATGGCGCCGACGCTGGTATTCGACCGTGCCAGCGGCAAGCTGCTGATGAGCGCCGGCAGCCCAGGCGGCGCGCTGATCATCCACTTCACGGCCAAGACCTTGTACGGGGCATTGAACTGGCAACTGGACGCCCAGCGTGCCATTGATCTGCCCAATTTCGGCACCGTGGGCGGCCCGATGATATTGGAAGCCGGACGCTTCCCCGCTGCAACCGTAGACGCCCTGAAAGCGCGCGGACAGGACGTGCGCGAGACCGAGATGACCAGCGGATTACAAGCCATCGAACGGCGCGGTAGTGGCTGGTACGGTGGTGCCGACCCGCGTCGGGAAGGCGTGGTGATGGGGGAATGA
- a CDS encoding NADPH-dependent FMN reductase, producing MSQVKVAVVVGSLRKDSLNLKLAHALVALAPKEWTFDFVQIDDLPLYNQDLDGNFPAPATRLKQQVEASQALLFVTPEYNRSIPGVLKNAIDWASRPWGKNSWGGKPAGVVGISVGAIGTALAQQHLRNVLSYLDVESLGQPEMFLQAKEGFFDAEGKVSNPDTVKFLQAYVDRYVSFVSKHVGMGHSH from the coding sequence ATGTCCCAAGTGAAAGTCGCGGTAGTCGTTGGTAGCCTGCGCAAGGATTCCCTGAACCTGAAACTGGCGCACGCGCTGGTCGCGCTGGCACCCAAGGAGTGGACCTTCGACTTCGTGCAGATCGATGACCTGCCGCTGTACAACCAGGACCTCGATGGCAACTTCCCTGCGCCGGCCACGCGCCTGAAGCAACAGGTGGAAGCGTCGCAGGCACTGCTGTTCGTCACGCCCGAATACAACCGGTCGATCCCTGGTGTGTTGAAGAATGCCATCGACTGGGCATCGCGCCCGTGGGGCAAGAATTCGTGGGGCGGCAAACCTGCCGGTGTGGTCGGTATCTCGGTGGGTGCCATCGGTACCGCACTGGCGCAGCAACACCTGCGCAATGTGCTGTCGTACCTGGATGTGGAATCGCTGGGTCAGCCCGAGATGTTCCTGCAAGCCAAGGAAGGTTTCTTCGATGCAGAAGGCAAGGTCAGCAACCCCGACACGGTGAAGTTCCTGCAGGCTTACGTGGACCGCTACGTGTCCTTCGTGAGCAAGCATGTGGGCATGGGGCACTCGCACTGA
- a CDS encoding DoxX family protein, translating into MFISAQDFKIRSENFDLTRSENILRIICGAFMFPHAASKFVNGALSVGTVGFFAKAGFHPPEFWVWLAALVELGTGVALVLGICTRFAALGAAGALAIAVYALHVVKGFGWTWNTGGYEYPVFWGITCLAVAIGEFRRVYGAPAKTLTAVPPAAKTA; encoded by the coding sequence ATGTTCATCAGCGCCCAAGACTTCAAGATTCGCAGTGAAAACTTCGATCTCACCCGCAGCGAAAACATTCTGCGCATCATCTGCGGCGCATTCATGTTCCCGCATGCCGCCAGCAAGTTCGTGAACGGGGCGCTGTCTGTGGGCACGGTCGGCTTCTTCGCCAAGGCGGGCTTCCACCCACCCGAGTTCTGGGTGTGGCTGGCTGCGCTGGTTGAACTGGGAACCGGCGTTGCGCTGGTGCTGGGCATATGCACACGTTTTGCAGCGCTGGGCGCAGCCGGTGCGCTGGCCATCGCGGTCTACGCCTTGCACGTGGTGAAAGGCTTTGGCTGGACCTGGAATACCGGTGGCTACGAGTACCCGGTGTTCTGGGGCATCACCTGCCTGGCGGTGGCGATCGGCGAGTTCCGCAGGGTGTACGGCGCGCCAGCCAAGACCCTGACGGCAGTGCCGCCGGCAGCCAAAACGGCCTGA
- a CDS encoding cation diffusion facilitator family transporter: MPLARVQAIDDEQTRYQAGRRSTLISVVVNVVLTATQLVAGMIAGSQALVADGVHSLSDLVGDVIVLVAGQRSRKAPDHDHQYGHQRYENAASLMLGALLLAVGLAMLWSAVVKIEDPSLVPQVKPIALWVAFGTLVAKEALFRYMLAVATRIRSGMLIANAWHARSDAASSLVVSIGIAGNLLGYRMLDPIAAMIVGFLVARMGWSFGWNALHDLMDRAVDEETLAAISKTLDETPGVHGWHELRTRKMGDGILVDVHLEIDGALTVVQGHRIAMEARRRVMENHAVINVMTHVDPVGFSQPEPTA, translated from the coding sequence ATGCCCCTCGCACGCGTGCAAGCAATCGACGACGAACAGACCCGCTACCAGGCTGGCCGTCGCAGCACTTTGATCAGCGTGGTGGTGAACGTCGTGCTGACCGCCACCCAGTTGGTCGCCGGCATGATCGCCGGGTCGCAGGCCCTGGTCGCCGACGGCGTGCACTCGCTGTCGGACCTGGTCGGTGACGTCATCGTGCTGGTGGCCGGGCAGCGCAGCCGCAAGGCCCCCGACCACGACCACCAGTATGGCCACCAGCGCTATGAGAACGCCGCCTCGCTGATGCTGGGTGCGTTGCTGCTTGCGGTGGGCCTGGCGATGCTGTGGAGCGCGGTCGTCAAGATCGAAGACCCGTCGCTCGTGCCGCAGGTCAAGCCGATTGCGCTGTGGGTGGCCTTTGGCACCCTGGTCGCCAAAGAGGCGCTGTTTCGCTACATGCTGGCCGTGGCCACGCGCATCCGTTCCGGCATGCTGATCGCCAACGCCTGGCATGCCCGTTCAGATGCGGCATCTTCGCTGGTGGTGTCCATCGGTATCGCAGGCAATCTTCTTGGCTACCGCATGCTCGACCCGATTGCCGCCATGATCGTGGGCTTCCTGGTGGCACGCATGGGCTGGAGCTTCGGCTGGAACGCGCTGCACGACCTGATGGACCGTGCGGTCGATGAAGAGACACTTGCCGCCATCAGCAAGACGCTGGACGAGACACCTGGTGTGCACGGCTGGCACGAACTGCGCACCCGCAAGATGGGCGACGGCATTCTGGTCGATGTGCATCTGGAAATCGACGGTGCGCTGACGGTGGTGCAAGGCCACCGGATCGCCATGGAAGCCCGCCGCCGCGTGATGGAAAACCACGCCGTGATCAATGTGATGACACATGTGGACCCGGTGGGATTTTCCCAGCCGGAGCCAACTGCCTGA
- a CDS encoding GNAT family N-acetyltransferase, whose protein sequence is MPPTPPAHAVQWRPMSLHDLPAVHAVAHAVHPSYFEGLEVFAERLLLHPAGCQVLVQTGPQNVSEVIGYVLSHPWRYGEPPALNSLVDALPEFPDTFYVHDLALLPTARGTGAAAIVVSHLREHAKSCGWSRMSLVAVNESVSFWRRQGFEVVRVPGLDTRLASYDPTACFMAAYSALAPVDVTGLTAAPRA, encoded by the coding sequence ATGCCCCCCACCCCCCCTGCGCACGCGGTTCAATGGCGTCCGATGAGCTTGCACGATCTGCCTGCGGTGCATGCCGTGGCGCATGCCGTGCATCCCAGCTATTTTGAAGGCCTGGAGGTTTTTGCGGAACGTCTGCTGTTGCATCCGGCGGGCTGTCAGGTGCTGGTCCAGACCGGTCCGCAAAACGTGAGTGAGGTGATCGGCTACGTGCTCAGCCACCCCTGGCGTTACGGTGAGCCGCCGGCGCTCAACAGCCTGGTGGATGCCTTGCCCGAGTTCCCCGATACGTTCTACGTCCACGATCTGGCCTTGCTGCCCACCGCACGCGGCACGGGCGCGGCCGCCATTGTGGTGTCGCATCTGCGCGAACATGCGAAGTCGTGCGGCTGGTCGCGGATGTCGCTGGTGGCCGTGAACGAGTCGGTGTCGTTCTGGCGACGACAGGGTTTCGAAGTGGTGCGGGTTCCTGGCCTGGACACACGCCTGGCGAGCTATGACCCGACCGCGTGTTTCATGGCGGCGTACAGCGCGCTGGCACCGGTTGACGTTACCGGGTTGACCGCCGCGCCGCGGGCTTGA
- a CDS encoding LLM class flavin-dependent oxidoreductase, giving the protein MAREIRINAFDMNCIGHIQQGLWTHPRDQSTQYRNIHYWTKLAKKLEEGLFDGVFFADVLGAYDVYGGNVDATLKGAVQLPVNDPSLLIPAMAAATTHLGFGVTCNLTYEPPFSFARRMSTLDHLTGGRIGWNIVTGYLDSAARATGLSGQMAHDDRYDLAEEYMSLVYKLWEGCWEDDAVVNDRERRIYADPAKVHRVLHDGRQYKVDALHLAEPSPQRTPVLYQAGSSTRGRLFAATHAECVFVNGQSMSGVRAIVDDIRGQAVKLGRQASDIGVFMGATIITGRTEAEAREKFEDYKAHVDVEAALVHASASMGIDFAKYEMDEPIQTGNTQAIVSNVEAMTRTAGPTWTKRKLIEQMVLGSRQAPLVGSAEQVADALMAWTENADVDGFNLSRTVTPECFEDFIELVVPILQERGVYKTAYRDGVYREKLFGHARLPQSHTAAQYRHGA; this is encoded by the coding sequence ATGGCGCGCGAGATCCGTATCAATGCATTCGACATGAACTGCATCGGACACATCCAGCAAGGGCTGTGGACGCACCCGCGCGACCAGTCCACCCAGTACCGGAACATCCATTACTGGACCAAGCTGGCCAAGAAGCTGGAAGAGGGTCTGTTCGACGGGGTGTTCTTCGCAGATGTGCTGGGTGCCTATGACGTCTACGGCGGCAATGTCGACGCGACCCTGAAGGGCGCAGTGCAGTTGCCGGTCAACGATCCGTCCCTGCTGATTCCGGCGATGGCCGCTGCCACCACCCACCTGGGTTTTGGCGTGACCTGCAACCTGACTTACGAGCCGCCGTTCTCGTTCGCGCGTCGCATGTCCACGCTGGACCATCTGACGGGCGGGCGCATCGGCTGGAACATCGTCACCGGTTACCTGGACAGCGCGGCGCGCGCTACCGGCCTGTCAGGACAGATGGCCCACGACGACCGCTACGACCTGGCCGAGGAATACATGTCCCTGGTCTACAAGCTGTGGGAAGGTTGCTGGGAAGACGATGCGGTGGTGAACGACCGCGAACGACGCATCTATGCCGACCCGGCCAAGGTGCATCGCGTGTTGCATGACGGCCGTCAGTACAAGGTCGATGCCCTGCACCTGGCCGAGCCGTCGCCGCAGCGCACGCCCGTGCTTTACCAGGCGGGTTCTTCGACACGGGGTCGCCTGTTTGCCGCTACTCACGCTGAATGTGTGTTCGTGAACGGCCAGAGCATGAGCGGCGTGCGCGCCATCGTCGATGACATTCGTGGTCAGGCCGTGAAGCTCGGTCGTCAGGCCAGCGACATCGGTGTGTTCATGGGGGCCACGATCATTACCGGGCGCACCGAGGCCGAGGCGCGCGAGAAGTTCGAGGACTACAAAGCGCATGTCGATGTCGAGGCGGCTCTGGTGCACGCGTCGGCGTCGATGGGCATCGACTTCGCCAAGTACGAGATGGACGAGCCGATCCAGACCGGCAACACCCAGGCGATCGTGTCCAACGTGGAAGCCATGACGCGTACGGCAGGCCCCACCTGGACCAAACGCAAGCTGATCGAGCAGATGGTGCTGGGCAGCCGTCAGGCACCGCTGGTGGGCTCGGCCGAACAGGTGGCTGACGCGCTGATGGCCTGGACCGAGAACGCCGATGTCGATGGCTTCAATCTGTCGCGCACGGTCACGCCCGAGTGCTTCGAGGACTTCATCGAGCTGGTGGTGCCGATTCTGCAGGAACGCGGCGTCTACAAGACCGCCTACCGCGACGGCGTCTACCGCGAGAAGCTGTTCGGTCACGCACGCCTGCCGCAAAGCCATACCGCTGCCCAGTATCGCCACGGTGCCTGA
- a CDS encoding helix-turn-helix domain-containing protein, giving the protein MNPSFPDPSAAIAAHVKQERDARGWSLAELAKRSGVSKAMISKIERAEASPTASVLGKLSGAFGLQLSALLAMAEQSDGRLLRYTEQPVWIDPETDYVRRTISPRNGGVLELLRIDLPPNARVSYPPDAFTVQHQLLWVLEGTLVFLEGEETHRLAKGDCLQLGRPVACTFSNPGDEPCAYLIALAKR; this is encoded by the coding sequence ATGAATCCAAGCTTCCCCGATCCGTCCGCTGCGATTGCCGCCCACGTCAAACAAGAGCGCGATGCGCGCGGCTGGTCGCTTGCCGAACTGGCCAAACGCTCGGGCGTCTCGAAAGCCATGATCAGCAAGATCGAGCGGGCAGAGGCCAGCCCCACGGCATCGGTGTTGGGCAAACTGTCCGGGGCATTCGGTCTGCAACTGTCCGCGCTGCTAGCCATGGCGGAACAATCCGACGGCCGCCTGCTGCGCTATACCGAACAGCCCGTGTGGATCGACCCGGAAACCGACTACGTGCGCCGCACCATCTCACCGCGCAACGGCGGCGTGCTGGAACTGCTGCGCATCGATCTGCCGCCAAACGCCCGTGTGTCCTATCCCCCGGACGCGTTCACGGTGCAGCATCAGTTGCTGTGGGTGCTGGAAGGCACACTGGTATTTCTGGAAGGAGAGGAAACCCACCGCTTGGCCAAGGGCGACTGTCTGCAGCTTGGCAGGCCCGTGGCGTGCACGTTCTCGAACCCGGGCGATGAGCCTTGTGCGTATCTGATTGCGCTGGCAAAGCGCTAG
- a CDS encoding LysE family transporter, which produces MLAFFVSAFLLGLVFNAAPGAVFAETVKQGARGGFKPALAVQVGSLTGDALWAVLGLTGVGLLLQAESLRMPIGIAGVAYLLWLAWDSWRAAGQHLDTRGASAASNRSALKIGALLSLTNPHNIAYWAAMGSAMGALGVHEPDNTHYAVFFTAFMTASVMWCFVAAALVDRLFRRANTQWATLTYRLCAAALLALAIGSMRDLMTPTTRQESLATPPAISGRP; this is translated from the coding sequence ATGCTTGCCTTCTTCGTCTCGGCCTTTCTGCTTGGCCTGGTGTTCAACGCCGCCCCCGGGGCAGTCTTCGCCGAAACGGTCAAACAGGGTGCGCGCGGCGGCTTCAAGCCCGCCTTGGCGGTACAGGTAGGCTCGCTGACTGGCGACGCCCTGTGGGCAGTGTTGGGCCTGACCGGGGTGGGTCTGCTGCTGCAGGCCGAATCCTTGCGTATGCCGATCGGTATTGCCGGGGTGGCGTACCTGCTCTGGCTCGCTTGGGATTCCTGGCGTGCAGCGGGCCAGCATCTGGACACCCGTGGAGCCAGCGCGGCTTCGAACCGGTCGGCCTTGAAGATCGGTGCTCTGCTATCGCTGACCAACCCGCACAATATTGCCTATTGGGCGGCAATGGGTAGCGCCATGGGCGCACTTGGCGTGCACGAACCCGACAACACCCATTACGCCGTGTTCTTCACCGCGTTCATGACGGCATCGGTGATGTGGTGCTTTGTTGCCGCCGCCCTGGTCGACCGCCTGTTCCGCCGCGCCAACACGCAGTGGGCCACCCTGACCTACCGACTGTGCGCCGCCGCACTGCTGGCGCTGGCCATCGGGTCGATGCGCGACCTGATGACCCCCACCACCCGGCAGGAAAGCCTGGCCACGCCGCCTGCAATCAGCGGACGGCCGTAA
- a CDS encoding flavin reductase — MIDKTAYRDAMAGLGAAVNVITSDGPAGRSGCTASAVCGVTDEPPMLLVCINRSSRNNVAFKENGHLCVNVLDASQQSIAMRFASKDLAVDERFSEGDWSVMETGSPVLGGAAVSLDCEITSTAEVGTHTVFYCAVRGATTVKNREALIYFDRGFHRVGGVAHAA, encoded by the coding sequence ATGATCGACAAAACTGCCTATCGCGATGCCATGGCCGGCCTGGGTGCCGCCGTCAACGTCATCACCAGCGATGGCCCGGCCGGGCGCAGTGGCTGCACCGCCTCGGCGGTCTGCGGCGTGACCGACGAGCCGCCGATGCTGCTGGTCTGCATCAACCGCAGCAGCCGCAACAACGTGGCGTTCAAAGAGAACGGGCATTTGTGCGTGAACGTACTGGACGCCAGTCAGCAATCGATTGCGATGCGCTTTGCCAGCAAAGACCTGGCGGTGGACGAGCGTTTCTCGGAGGGCGACTGGAGCGTGATGGAAACCGGGTCGCCGGTGCTGGGCGGTGCAGCCGTGTCGCTGGACTGCGAGATCACCTCGACGGCCGAGGTCGGTACCCACACGGTGTTCTATTGCGCGGTGCGCGGTGCCACCACGGTGAAGAACCGCGAGGCCTTGATCTACTTCGACCGCGGTTTCCACCGGGTCGGCGGTGTGGCTCACGCAGCATGA